In one Streptomyces sp. NBC_01288 genomic region, the following are encoded:
- the purF gene encoding amidophosphoribosyltransferase — protein MPRGDGRLSHDLLPGEKGPQDACGVFGVWAPGEEVAKLTYFGLYALQHRGQESAGIAVSNGSQILVFKDMGLVSQVFDETSLSSLQGHIAVGHARYSTTGASTWENAQPTFRATAHGSIALGHNGNLVNTAQLAEMVADLPKQEGRTPRVAATNDTDLLTALLAAQVDTDGKPLTIEEAAHAVLPQVRGAFSLVFMDEHTLYAARDPQGVRPLVLGRLERGWVVASESAALDICGAAYVREIEPGEFVAIDENGLRTSRFADAKPKGCVFEYVYLARPDTDIAGRNVYLSRVEMGRKLAKEAPVDADLVIATPESGTPAAIGYAEASGIPFGAGLVKNAYVGRTFIQPSQTIRQLGIRLKLNPLKEVIKGKRLVVVDDSIVRGNTQRALVRMLREAGAAEVHIRISSPPVKWPCFFGIDFPTRAELIANGMTVDEIGVSLGADSLAYISIDGMIDATTIAKPNLCRACFDGEYPMELPDPELLGKQLLETELAAGPAATAAADAIRRP, from the coding sequence GTGCCACGTGGTGACGGTCGACTCAGTCATGATCTGCTCCCCGGCGAGAAAGGACCCCAGGACGCTTGCGGCGTCTTCGGAGTCTGGGCTCCCGGTGAAGAGGTCGCCAAGCTCACTTACTTCGGGCTCTACGCCCTCCAGCATCGGGGTCAGGAATCCGCGGGAATCGCGGTCAGCAACGGCTCCCAGATCCTCGTCTTCAAGGACATGGGCCTCGTGTCCCAGGTCTTCGACGAGACCTCCCTCAGTTCGCTCCAGGGTCATATCGCGGTCGGACACGCCCGCTACTCGACCACCGGCGCCTCCACCTGGGAGAACGCCCAGCCGACGTTCCGTGCCACCGCGCACGGCTCGATCGCGCTCGGCCACAACGGCAACCTGGTCAACACCGCACAGCTCGCGGAGATGGTCGCCGACCTGCCCAAGCAGGAAGGCCGTACGCCCCGCGTCGCGGCCACCAACGACACCGACCTCCTCACCGCGCTCCTCGCGGCCCAGGTCGACACCGACGGCAAGCCGCTGACCATCGAGGAGGCCGCCCACGCGGTTCTCCCGCAGGTCAGGGGCGCCTTCTCGCTCGTCTTCATGGACGAGCACACCCTCTACGCCGCCCGCGACCCGCAGGGCGTCCGCCCGCTGGTCCTCGGCCGGCTGGAGCGCGGCTGGGTCGTCGCCTCCGAGTCCGCCGCCCTCGACATCTGCGGTGCGGCCTACGTCCGCGAGATCGAGCCGGGCGAGTTCGTCGCCATCGACGAGAACGGCCTCCGTACGTCCCGATTCGCGGATGCGAAGCCCAAGGGCTGTGTCTTCGAGTACGTCTATCTCGCCCGCCCCGACACCGACATCGCCGGTCGGAACGTCTACCTCTCCCGTGTCGAGATGGGCCGGAAGCTCGCCAAAGAAGCCCCGGTCGACGCCGATCTGGTCATAGCGACTCCGGAATCCGGCACCCCGGCCGCCATCGGCTACGCGGAGGCCTCGGGCATCCCGTTCGGTGCGGGTCTGGTGAAGAACGCCTACGTCGGCCGTACGTTCATCCAGCCTTCGCAGACCATCCGGCAGCTCGGCATCCGCCTGAAGCTGAATCCGCTGAAGGAAGTCATCAAGGGCAAGCGCCTGGTCGTCGTCGACGACTCGATCGTGCGCGGCAACACCCAGCGCGCGCTGGTGCGCATGCTCCGCGAGGCCGGCGCCGCCGAGGTCCACATCCGGATCTCCTCGCCGCCCGTGAAGTGGCCCTGCTTCTTCGGCATCGACTTCCCCACCCGCGCCGAACTCATCGCCAACGGCATGACCGTCGACGAGATCGGCGTCTCCCTGGGCGCCGACTCCCTGGCGTACATCTCCATCGACGGCATGATCGACGCGACCACCATCGCCAAGCCGAACCTGTGCCGCGCCTGCTTCGACGGCGAGTACCCGATGGAGCTCCCGGACCCCGAGCTGCTCGGCAAGCAGCTCCTGGAGACCGAGCTGGCGGCCGGTCCGGCCGCCACGGCCGCGGCCGACGCGATCCGTCGCCCGTAG